One window of Trifolium pratense cultivar HEN17-A07 linkage group LG5, ARS_RC_1.1, whole genome shotgun sequence genomic DNA carries:
- the LOC123884599 gene encoding lipid transfer protein EARLI 1-like, protein MASKTCSTLAIFLTINLLFFSLVSACGYQCNPTPNPSPKPKPNPNPNPTPSSGSCPRDALKLGVCANVLNGLLNITLGHPPVTPCCSLLNGLVDLEAAACLCTALKANILGINLNLPISLSLLLNVCSRKVPRDFQCAY, encoded by the coding sequence ATGGCTTCCAAAACTTGTTCCACTCTTGCTATTTTCCTCACAATCAACCTCCTATTTTTTTCACTTGTTTCAGCTTGCGGTTACCAATGCAACCCTACACCAAACCCAAGCCCAAAACCAAAGCCAAATCCAAATCCTAACCCAACCCCTTCAAGTGGATCATGCCCACGTGATGCACTCAAACTTGGTGTATGTGCCAATGTCCTAAATGGATTGTTGAATATAACATTAGGTCACCCACCAGTGACCCCTTGTTGTTCCCTTCTAAATGGCCTTGTTGATCTTGAAGCTGCAGCATGTCTTTGCACTGCCCTTAAAGCTAACATTTTGGGCATTAATCTTAATCTTCCAATTTCACTTAGCTTGCTTCTCAATGTTTGTTCAAGGAAAGTCCCACGTGATTTCCAATGTGCCTATTAA